One window from the genome of Helicobacter pylori encodes:
- the fliD gene encoding flagellar filament capping protein FliD, whose protein sequence is MAIGSLSSLGLGSKVLNYDVIDKLKDADEKALIAPLDKKMEQNVEKQKALVEIKTLLSSLKGPVKTLSDYSTYISRKSNVTGDALSASVGAGVPIQDIKVDVQNLAQGDINELGAKFSSRDDIFSQVDTTLKFYTQNKDYAVDIKAGMTLGDVAQSITDATNGEVMGIVMKTGGNDPYQLMVNTKNTGEDNRVYFGSHLQSTLTNKNALSLGVDGSGKSEVSLNLKGADGNMHEVPIMLELPESASIKQKNTAIQKAMEQALENDPNFKDLIANGDISIDTLHGGESLIINDRRGGNIEIKGNKAKELGFLQTTTQESDLLKSSRTIKEGKLEGVVSLNGQKLDLSALTKESNTSEENTDAIIQAINSKEGLNAFKNAEGKLVINSKTGMLTIKGEDALGKASLKDLGLSAGMVQSYEASQNTLFMSKNLQKASDSAFTYNGVSITRPTNEVNDVISGVNITLEQTTEPNKPAIISVSRDNQAIIDSLTEFVKAYNELIPKLDEDTRYDADTKIAGIFNGVGDIRAIRSSLNNVFSYSVHTDNGVESLMKYGLSLDDKGVMSLDEAKLSSALNSNPKATQDFFYGSDSKDMGGREIHQEGIFSKFNQVIANLIDGGNAKLKIYEDSLDRDAKSLTKDKENAQELLKTRYNIMAERFAAYDSQISKANQKFNSVQMMIDQAAAKKN, encoded by the coding sequence ATGGCAATAGGTTCATTAAGCTCATTGGGGCTTGGCAGTAAGGTTTTGAATTACGATGTGATTGACAAGCTTAAGGACGCCGATGAAAAAGCGTTAATCGCCCCCTTAGACAAGAAAATGGAGCAAAATGTTGAAAAACAAAAAGCCCTAGTGGAAATTAAAACACTCCTTTCATCTCTAAAAGGCCCGGTTAAAACGCTTTCGGATTATTCCACTTATATCAGCAGGAAAAGCAATGTTACAGGCGATGCGTTGAGCGCGAGCGTGGGGGCTGGCGTGCCTATCCAGGATATTAAGGTGGATGTGCAAAATTTAGCGCAAGGCGATATTAACGAACTAGGGGCGAAATTTTCTTCAAGAGATGATATTTTCAGCCAAGTGGATACCACGCTCAAGTTTTACACGCAAAACAAGGACTACGCCGTTGATATTAAAGCGGGAATGACTTTAGGCGATGTGGCTCAAAGCATCACGGACGCTACCAATGGCGAAGTGATGGGCATTGTGATGAAAACAGGAGGGAATGACCCCTACCAATTAATGGTGAATACTAAAAACACCGGCGAAGACAACCGAGTCTATTTTGGCTCACACCTCCAATCCACACTCACTAACAAAAACGCCCTTTCTTTGGGGGTTGATGGAAGCGGAAAGAGTGAAGTGAGTTTGAATTTAAAGGGGGCTGATGGGAACATGCATGAAGTCCCCATCATGCTAGAGCTCCCTGAAAGCGCTTCTATCAAACAAAAAAACACCGCAATCCAAAAAGCGATGGAGCAGGCTTTAGAAAATGACCCTAATTTTAAAGATTTGATCGCTAATGGGGATATTTCCATAGACACTCTTCATGGGGGGGAATCTTTAATCATTAATGACAGGCGTGGGGGAAACATTGAAATTAAAGGGAATAAGGCTAAAGAGCTTGGGTTTTTGCAAACCACCACCCAAGAAAGCGATTTATTGAAAAGCTCTCGCACCATAAAAGAGGGTAAATTAGAAGGGGTGGTTAGCTTGAATGGCCAAAAATTGGATTTGAGCGCTTTAACCAAAGAAAGCAACACCAGCGAAGAAAACACAGACGCTATCATTCAAGCGATCAATTCCAAAGAAGGCTTGAATGCGTTTAAGAACGCCGAAGGCAAGCTTGTGATCAATTCTAAAACCGGGATGCTAACGATTAAGGGAGAGGACGCTTTAGGCAAGGCCAGTTTGAAGGATTTGGGTTTAAGTGCTGGCATGGTACAATCTTATGAAGCTTCACAAAACACGCTTTTTATGTCTAAAAATTTGCAAAAAGCGAGCGATTCAGCATTCACTTATAATGGGGTGAGCATCACACGCCCCACTAATGAAGTCAATGATGTGATTAGCGGGGTTAATATCACTTTAGAGCAAACCACAGAGCCTAATAAGCCTGCCATTATCAGCGTGAGCAGGGACAATCAAGCCATTATAGACAGCCTTACTGAATTTGTCAAAGCCTATAATGAGCTTATCCCTAAACTGGATGAAGACACTCGTTATGACGCTGACACCAAAATCGCTGGGATTTTTAACGGCGTGGGCGATATTCGCGCGATTCGTTCTTCTCTTAATAACGTGTTTTCTTATAGCGTGCATACGGATAATGGGGTAGAAAGCTTGATGAAATACGGGCTTAGTTTGGACGATAAAGGCGTGATGAGTTTAGATGAGGCTAAATTGAGTAGTGCGCTAAATTCTAATCCTAAAGCGACTCAAGATTTTTTCTATGGGAGCGATAGCAAGGATATGGGGGGCAGAGAGATCCACCAAGAGGGCATTTTTTCTAAATTCAATCAAGTCATCGCCAATCTCATAGATGGAGGGAACGCTAAATTAAAGATTTATGAAGATTCCCTAGACAGAGACGCTAAAAGCCTAACCAAAGACAAAGAAAACGCTCAAGAGCTTTTAAAAACCCGATACAACATCATGGCGGAGCGCTTTGCGGCTTATGATAGCCAAATTTCTAAAGCCAATCAAAAATTCAATTCCGTGCAAATGATGATCGATCAAGCGGCGGCTAAAAAGAATTAA
- the fliS gene encoding flagellar export chaperone FliS: protein MQYANAYQAYQHNRVSVESPAKLIEMLYEGILRFSSQAKRCIENEDIEKKIYYINRVTDIFTELLNILDYEKGGEVAVYLTGLYTHQIKVLTQANVENDASKIDLVLNVARGLLEAWREIHSDELA, encoded by the coding sequence ATGCAATACGCTAACGCTTATCAAGCCTACCAGCATAACCGAGTGAGTGTGGAATCCCCGGCAAAACTCATTGAAATGCTTTATGAAGGGATTTTAAGATTTTCTTCGCAAGCCAAACGCTGTATTGAAAATGAAGACATTGAAAAAAAAATTTATTATATTAACAGGGTTACGGATATTTTCACAGAATTGTTGAATATTTTAGATTATGAAAAAGGGGGGGAAGTGGCGGTGTATCTTACAGGCTTATACACCCATCAAATCAAAGTTTTAACGCAGGCCAATGTGGAAAACGATGCGAGTAAGATTGATTTGGTGTTGAATGTGGCTAGGGGGTTACTAGAAGCATGGAGGGAAATCCATTCAGATGAACTCGCCTGA
- a CDS encoding tRNA threonylcarbamoyladenosine dehydratase gives MSEPIDRFTRIRWLFKNDFEKIRQQRVLICGVGGVGGFALDALYRVGIGQITIIDKDVFDVTNQNRQIGSERIGESKVLVLQDLYKGVQALNCRIDEAFLNSFNFRDYDYILDCMDDLPIKTSLAIKCQNFAYGKFISSMGSAKRLNPKHIKVGSVWESYGDKFGRKFRDFLKKRRFKGDFKVVFSPEIPHCIELGSFNAVTASFGLQIASEVVQDIIK, from the coding sequence TTGTCTGAACCCATAGATAGATTCACGCGCATAAGGTGGTTGTTTAAAAACGATTTTGAAAAAATCCGCCAACAAAGGGTTTTAATCTGTGGCGTGGGGGGCGTTGGAGGCTTTGCGTTAGACGCTTTGTATCGTGTGGGGATAGGGCAAATCACTATCATTGATAAAGATGTGTTTGATGTTACCAATCAAAACCGCCAGATTGGATCAGAAAGGATAGGAGAATCTAAAGTGTTGGTGTTGCAAGATCTCTATAAGGGCGTTCAAGCTTTGAATTGTCGCATAGATGAAGCGTTTTTAAATTCATTTAATTTTAGAGATTATGATTACATTTTAGATTGCATGGACGATTTGCCTATTAAAACAAGCTTGGCGATAAAATGTCAAAATTTCGCTTACGGGAAGTTTATCAGCTCTATGGGGAGCGCGAAGCGTTTGAATCCTAAACACATCAAAGTGGGGAGCGTTTGGGAAAGCTATGGCGATAAATTCGGGCGTAAGTTTAGGGATTTTTTAAAAAAACGCCGTTTTAAAGGGGATTTTAAAGTGGTTTTTAGCCCTGAAATTCCGCATTGCATAGAGCTTGGGAGTTTTAATGCGGTTACGGCGAGTTTTGGTTTGCAAATAGCGAGTGAAGTCGTGCAAGACATTATCAAATAA
- a CDS encoding carbon-nitrogen hydrolase: MIYAGILQHAYCGSRKKTIEHTANLLEQALKKHPKTNLVVLQELNPYSYFCQSENPKFFDLGEYFEEDKAFFSALAQKFQVVLIASLFEKRAKGLYHNSAVVFEKDGSIAGVYRKMHIPDDPGFYEKFYFTPGDLGFEPIVTSVGKLGLMVCWDQWYPEAARIMALKGAEILIYPSTIGFLEEDSNEEKKRQQNAWETIQRGHAIANGLPLIATNRVGTELDPSGAIKGGITFFGSSFVVGALGEFLAKASDKEEILYAEIDLERTEEVRRMWPFLRDRRIDFYNDLLKRYIN, encoded by the coding sequence ATGATTTATGCAGGCATCCTCCAGCATGCTTATTGCGGCTCTAGAAAAAAGACTATAGAGCATACAGCCAACTTGCTTGAACAAGCGCTAAAAAAACACCCTAAAACCAATTTAGTGGTGTTGCAAGAATTGAACCCTTATAGTTATTTTTGCCAGAGCGAGAACCCTAAATTTTTTGATTTGGGCGAGTATTTTGAAGAAGATAAGGCTTTTTTTAGCGCTTTAGCTCAAAAATTTCAAGTGGTGCTTATCGCTTCTTTATTTGAAAAGCGCGCTAAAGGGTTGTATCACAACAGCGCGGTTGTGTTTGAAAAAGATGGCTCAATCGCTGGAGTGTATCGCAAAATGCACATTCCTGATGACCCAGGGTTTTATGAAAAATTTTATTTCACGCCGGGGGATTTGGGCTTTGAGCCTATTGTTACAAGCGTGGGCAAATTAGGGCTTATGGTGTGCTGGGATCAGTGGTATCCTGAGGCAGCAAGGATCATGGCTTTAAAAGGTGCAGAAATTTTAATCTATCCTAGCACGATAGGGTTTTTAGAAGAAGATTCTAATGAAGAAAAAAAACGCCAGCAAAACGCATGGGAGACTATCCAAAGAGGGCATGCGATCGCTAATGGCTTGCCTTTGATTGCGACTAACAGAGTGGGCACAGAATTAGATCCTAGCGGCGCGATTAAGGGGGGTATTACTTTTTTTGGCTCTAGTTTTGTGGTGGGGGCTTTGGGCGAATTTTTAGCTAAAGCGAGCGATAAAGAAGAGATTTTGTATGCGGAAATTGATTTAGAACGCACCGAAGAAGTGCGCCGAATGTGGCCGTTTTTAAGAGACAGACGCATTGATTTTTATAACGATTTGTTGAAACGCTATATCAATTAG